In Micropterus dolomieu isolate WLL.071019.BEF.003 ecotype Adirondacks unplaced genomic scaffold, ASM2129224v1 scaffold_319, whole genome shotgun sequence, the sequence TCATACAGGTGAAGTTGTGCAGGTGCAGGGATAGAGATGAGATGTTGATGGCGGTGTATTACCCTGGTGTTTTTAGCCTGTGGAAAAACCCTCTACATTTAATGTAGTTTACCTTCAAATACAATTTCTGTCTAAACATAGGAATGAAGTAATAAGTTACCACTGCTTTGCTGCTAAAGGTGCAAGGAAACTTGCATATCATGCACACAGATGAGGGATGAGGCCAGCCGACTTCTTTGTTCCACAGGTGAGCTGGCTGCCTGATTGGCTTACGCTGGTATTCTTACCCTCGAGTGGTTGGGTACGACCAGCcgtcttatttttgtttttttctcggtttatttttattagggACCAATACATCTAACATAGATAAACTAAATGGGTGTAGAGCAGAGGTTTTGGTAGAGCCTCTCCGGAAAGAGAAGGCAACACTCCTCCATGCAGCAGCGCCACAGCCATCATAACTCCATAGGTTCTGTAGAGACCTCTGTGTAATGCTGCATAATGGAAATGTAGAACAATACATTTTGCAGTGGTTAACAGGTGGCAAATCTCTGCAGAATAAGGTGTTTATAACTCAAATCTAAAATCTTAATCCGCCAGGAATACAATCAATTTGTTAGAATATGACTTAGATTAATGGCATGTGTGGGTACTAACCGTGGCTGTCCAGGGACAGGTTCTTACTGTGGCCCTGTAAATAGGCTGCTATCTCTGAGAGCAGTCGGAAAAACCCCCGTGTAGGGCCCCCCTCATCCACTGAACCTTCTGCTTGCATGAAGTCATCCATAAATATGACGCTTAATTTGGCCTCTGGATTGAAACTCCTTCTTGTAAAGGCTCGCATGGCACCATCCATTATGTTTTCTCTGCATACATTGATCATATTACTGCTGGGCGTCTCTCCAATCCAGACTTTTGATGCTAGAGTTGTCAGTAAGGTTTTCAGATCTGGTCTAGAACAACAACCACCAGAAACCTTTTTCAGGTGGGACTTGCAACATTCAAAATGTGTATGTAGCACTTTATTGGCCTGATGGCCGCGACTCATTTAATCCATTAATGGAAGTATGAAACTAGCACTTACTCGGTAGTTTCTTTGACATGACTCAAATCCAGGAAGCCAGCAGTGGTATCAGAGGACCCAGATGAGATGTTTTGAGGAGTGGTCTCTTCAGGAACCAGAGTGTcctgacaaaacacaaacacctgaGTAAAGACATTACCATTAAATACAACATtacaaaatataggcctacagcttgcaCTAACGTAAGTGTTTAACATACTTTACCTGGGCGAAGAGGGgacattttataaaacactgCTGTGTGCTTACCCTTTCCTGCTCTGTTTGCAGACTTTGTATGTATTCCTCATCTTGTCTTGTGAAGTGCACGCCACTCATGtaaatcctagaggaaacattaaaaatgtaaaaacattatattagtAGTTTTATATTCAGTCCCTAGTAAAGACAAAAGCTTacatcagcatcatcatctgCTACTTCCACTCTCTCTGTGTCATGAGATTCACGTTCGAGCTGTAAAACATGCTTACTGTTACATTACAATGGCAACAATCGCTTGTCTTAACATTTCAAAAGGAAATTACTTTTGGTTGGGTAATAATTTtgataaaaaatgttaattggATAATGATAGTGCTGATAACTGTACTTACATCCCTCGCCATTGTATTAGGTCTCTCCAGGCAGTTTTGTGAAGTATGGACCTCCTGTACATCCTTCAAAATACCAGAACACCCCATTTGTTGGCCAAAGATGCAATATGCCATTATGAAATATACAACAAGCCTAGAAAGAGCTTAAAATGGGTGCCCATATCATCTTGGTC encodes:
- the LOC123967358 gene encoding G2/M phase-specific E3 ubiquitin-protein ligase-like, producing MYRRSILHKTAWRDLIQWRGMIYMSGVHFTRQDEEYIQSLQTEQERDTLVPEETTPQNISSGSSDTTAGFLDLSHVKETTEPDLKTLLTTLASKVWIGETPSSNMINVCRENIMDGAMRAFTRRSFNPEAKLSVIFMDDFMQAEGSVDEGGPTRGFFRLLSEIAAYLQGHSKNLSLDSHALHRGLYRTYGVMMAVALLHGGVLPSLSGEALPKPLLYTHLVYLC